GCGCCTCGTACCAGCGGTCGTCGACCGGCGGCAGCGCGTTGACATCGAGGGCCAGCTTCAGGAGCAGGTCCGCGATCAGCGGGTTGCGGGCGAGGACGGGGCCGTGCATGTACGTGCCGAACACGGTGTCGTTGAACGCGCCCTCCGTGCCGTCACCCGTGCCGTTGCCCTTGCCGATCTGCACGCGCGCGAAGGGCCGCGCCGACGGGCCGAGGTGCGTGATGCCCTGGTGGTTCTCGAAGCCCGTCAGCGGGGGGAGCCCCAACTGCGGGTCGATGTCGCCCAGTACGTCGCCGACGCACCGCTCGCCCTCACCGCGCGTGGACACCACGTCGAGCAGGCCGAGGCCCTGCTCGCGCTCGCCCAGGTCGTTGATGAACTCGTGGCCGAGGATCTGGTAACCGGCGCAGACCGAGAAGACGATCGCGCCGTTGGCCACGGCGCGCTGGAGACCGCCGTCACGCCGAAGCCGCTCCGCGGCGAGACGCTGCGGCCGGTCCTCACCCCCGCCGATCAGATAGATGTCGCCGGAGGTGGGCACCGGCTGGTCGCTGCGCACGTCGAGCCGGTGCACGTCGAGGCGGCGCTGGCGGGCGCGGCGCTCCACGACGAGGGCGTTGCCCTGGTCGCCGTACGTGCTCAGGAGGTCGGGGTAGACCCAGACCAGACGAAGGCCGTTGTCGCTCATGCTCATGAATCCTCTGCGGGGTCTCAGTTGCCGACGCGGCGGCGGACGTCCTGGAACGCGGTGTAGTTGGCGATCAGTTCGATCCGCCCTGGCGGGGCGGACTGCACCGCCTCGTCGACGCTCTCGCAGACCCGGAAGTCCAGGCCGGCGACCTCGAGCCGCACGGCGAGGTCGAGCCTGCGGTCGCCGATCACGAAGATCGGGTGACCGGCCAGACGTGTGTAGTCGACGTCCCACAGCCAGGAGGTGTCGGTGCCGTCGGCGCCGCGCGCGTTGACCGAAAGGATCACCGGGGTCGGCGGCGGGTCGATCAGGGAAAACGTTTCGAGCCAGCCCGCCGGGTTCTTCGCGAGCAGCAGACGCAGGTCGCGGCCGAGGAACTGCACGACGTCGTAGCGTCCCGCGACCGCCTGCACCTGGTACATGCGCTCGAGGGCCACCTGGGGCGGCACGCCGAAGCACGCGGCGACGGCGGCCGACGAGGTCGCGTTCGCCTTGTTGGCGCGGCCGGGGAGCTGGAGGTGGATCGGCCAGGCCGAGCCGTGCGGGTCGAGGACGTAGTCGCCCTGGAGCGCCCAGCTGGGCGTCGGACGGCGGAAGCCGCACTCGCCGCAGTACCAGTCGTCGCCGGGGCGCTGCATCACGCCGCCGCACGACGGGCAGGACCACGCGTCGTCCTTCCACTCCTGGCCGGCGGCGACCCACACCACGTTCGGCGAGGAGGACGCGGCCCAGACGACCAGCGGGTCGTCCGCGTTCGCGATCACGATCGCCTTCGAACCGGCCAGGCCCTCACGCCACTTCTCGGCGAGCATGCGGGTCTCGGCGGCGCGGTCGAGCTGGTCGCGCGAGAGGTTGAGCAGCGCGATCGCCTTGGGGGCGGTGTCGCGGGCGACACCCGCCAGATACTTCTCGTCGACCTCGATCACGCCGAACTTCGCGTCCGAGCCGCCGGCGAGTGCCGAGGTGATGCCCGCGGGCATGTTCGCGCCGAGCGCGTTCGACACGACGGGGCCGGCGGCGCGCAGGGCCTCCGCGATCAGCCGCGTGGTGGTGGTCTTGCCGTTCGTCGCCGAGACGAGCACCACATCCAGATGCTGCGCAAGCCGCCCGAGCAGCTCGGGGTCGAGCCTGAGCGCGACCTTGCCGCCGATCACCGATCCGCTGCCGCGGCCCGCCGCGCGGGACACCGCCGCGGCCGCCTTGCCCGCCGTGACGGCCAGCTTGGCCCGCGGAGTCAGCGGCTCCGAGTTGCCTGACATCGTTCTGGATCCTCCTTGCGTACGGCGCCGCGCCTGCCCCCGGCATCGCTTGGTGGAGTCAGCCTATCGAGATCCACCTTTGAGCCCGAACCGCGGCACCACCCCGGATCCGGGGCTCGCCCTGACCGTACCCTTACGGCCATGCGACACGGCTCGATCCCGGGCGCCTCCGGGCGCGTACGACCCCTGACCCTGCTCGGTGATCCCGTGCTGCACACGCCCTGCGAGGAGGTGACAGATTTCGGGCCCTCGCTCGGCCGCCTAGTGGAGGACCTGTTCGCGACGATGTACGCCGCCCAGGGCGTGGGCCTCGCGGCGAATCAGATCGGCGAGTCCGCGCGGGTATTCGTGTACGACTGCCCCGACGACGAGGACGTCCGTCACCTCGGGCACATCGTGAACCCGCGCCTCGTCGACGCGGACGGGGTGGTCGTGCGCGGCCCGGAGGGCTGTCTGTCGCTGCCGGGCCTGGAGGCGGGCACGCCCCGCTTCGACCATGCCCGCGTCGAGGGTGTGGACCTGCGGGGCGAACCTCTGGTCGTGCACGGCACGGGCTGGTTCGCCCGCTGCCTCCAGCACGAGTGCGACCACCTTGACGGGCGGGTCTACACGGACCACGTCACGGGGTGGCGCCGCCGCAGGGTGCTGCGCCAGGCGGCGCGGGCCCCCTGGGCGACCGGCGCAGCGTCCTGAGGCTCCTTGGGTCAGAAGCCCGGCCCGCCCACCTTGTCGCCCGCCGCGGCGAGCCTGCCCCACAGCAGGTCGGCGAGGCTGCGCACCAACTCGCTTCGCGAGCAGGGCCTTTCGCCGAGCCACCAGTCACCCGCGGCGTGCATCATGCCGACGATTCCGTGGCCCCAGACGCGCGCGAGCTGCTGGCTGCCGGGGCCGAGATCGATGCGTTCCTCGATGACCTCGGCGAGCTCCTCGCCCATGCGGCGCAGCAGGGGAGCGGAGTGCATGCCGACGTAGAAGCCCTGCTCGCCCGGTGCTGCACTCTCGGACACGCTCTCCGAGGGGTGCATGAGGAAGCGGTACACCTGAGGCCGTGCCTCGATCGCCGCGAGATAGGTGTCGAGCGTCGACTCGACCCGCTCACGGCGTTCGGCCGGGGCGTCGAGCGCGGCCCGCAGCGAGGCGAGGAGCGCGTCGGTGTGGCGCTTGGCGAGCGCGGCGTAGAGGCCGCCCTTGTCGCCGAAGTGCCGGTAGAGGATCGGCTTGGTGATGCCCGCCTCGGCCGCGATGGCGTTCATGGACGCACCGGGCCCGTCGCGGAGCACCACGCGGTCCGCGGCCTCCAGCAGCTCTCGCCGCCGGCGCTCGGCAGACGTCTGCTGTTCCGTCCGCTGTGTGGTCTCCATGAGGTTTCTCCCCGCCCGTGCGATGGCCTGACGCACGCGAAACGTAACACTCGACGGCCTCGGGGCATCGAACGGGCTGCCGGGAGTTGACAGGGGCTACTGGCGAGTAACAGACTGCCGTTACCGCAAGTAACGTGTGAAGTGTACGCAGTGCTGGAGGGGACATGGCCGAGTTCACGATGGATCTGAACGACGAGCAGAAGGAAGTCAGGGGCTGGCTCCACGGGTTCGCCGCCGATGTGATCCGTCCCGCGGCCGCCGAGTGGGACGAGCGTGAAGAGACGCCGTGGCCGGTGATCCAGGAAGCCGCCAAGATCGGAATCTACTCCCTGGACTTCTACGCGCAGCAGTTCTTCGACCCGACGGGTCTCGGCATCCCGATGGCCATGGAGGAGCTGTTCTGGGGTGACGCGGGCATAGCCCTGTCGATCGTCGGGACCGGGCTCGCCGCGGTCGGCGTCCTCGCCAACGGCACCGAAGAGCAGATCGGCACCTGGATCCCCCAGATGTACGGCGACGCCAACGATGTCAAGGTCGCCGCCTTCTGCTCGTCCGAGCCGGACGCCGGATCCGACGTCGCCTCCATGCGCACCCGCGCCGTCTACGACGCGGCCAAGGACGAATGGGTCCTCAACGGCACCAAGACCTGGGCGACCAACGGCGGCATCGCCAACGTCCATGTCGTCGTCGCCGTCGTCGACCCCGAGCTCGGCTCCAAGGGCCACGCCTCCTTCATCGTCCCGCCGAACACGCCTGGCCTGTCCCAGGGCCAGAAGTTCAAGAAGCACGGCATCCGCGCCTCGCACACCGCCGAGGTCGTCCTCGAGGACGTACGCGTCCCGGGCTCCTGCCTGCTCGGCGGCAAGGACAAGCTCGACGAGCGCATGGCGCGCGCCCGTGAGCGCGCCAAGGCCGGTGGCGGCGAGCGCGTGAAGAACGCCGCCATGGCCACGTTCGAGGCGTCCCGCCCCGCCGTCGGCGCGATGGCGGTGGGCACGGCCCGCGCCGCCTACGAGGAGGCCCTGGAGTACGCCAAGACGCGTACACAGTTCGGCCGCCCGATCATCGACAACCAGGGCGTCGCCTTCCAGCTCGCCGACATGCGCACGCAGATCGACGCGGCGCGACTCCTGGTGTGGCGCGCCTCCTGGATGGCGACCACGGGCAAGAAGTTCGAGTCGGCCGAGGGCTCCATGTCGAAGCTCTTCGCGAGCGAGACCGCCAAGAAGGTCACCGGCCAGGCCATCCAGATCCTCGGCGGCAACGGCTTCACCCGCGAGTACCCCGTCGAGCGCATGCACCGCGACGCCGCGATCTACACGATCTTCGAGGGCACCAGTGAGATCCAGCGCCTGGTGATCGCCCGCACGCTCTCGGGCATGCCGGTCCGCTAGCCGAGTCGGCCGGTGCCCCTCGCGCGGCGCGGGGCACCGGCTTCAGTGGCCGTGTCGCAGTGGTTCAGATCCGGGCGGCGACCTTGCGGGCGATGCGGACGATGTCGCCGGAGGGCCGCGCGGAGTACGCCGGGTGGTCGCGGACCCAGCCGTCCTCCAGGGCGTACCAGTCGACCTGTCGAGGGGCGGTGCCGTCGGCGAGGGCGGCCGCGAGCCCGTCGAAGTAGGTCCGCCAGCGCAGCGTGTAGAGGCCGCCGATGAGCCCGGCCCACTCGCGGTTCGCGTAGTCGTGCAGCCCGCCGTCGTCGGCACCCGAACGCGGACCCCATACCGTCACCAGGGACACGGCGTCGTACTCGAGACGGTCCCGCTCCTCCTCGTCGGCGCCCCAGGCGCGAGCGTCGGCGATCCAGCGCCCGAGCAGATGGCGCGGCTGCGTGGCGACGGTCTCCTCCAGCAGCCCGAGCCAGGTGAACCACTCACTCGTCAACTCCTCGAACGCCGCGCGGTCCTTGGTGTCGTACGCGGTCTTGATCCGCGGCAGCAGGATGCGGCTGCGGTGCGAGACCGTCTGCCGGGTGACGTCCATCAGGTCGTAGGCGTACGCGGAGCTGCGCCGCAGGCCCGGTGCCACCGCGAGCAGTTCGGGCAGGGCCCGTGCGAACTCCTCGGGGTCGTAACGAAGCGCGCCCGGCGACCAGGAGGCGCCGCTGGACACGTCCAGGCCGGGCCGGGCGCCGAACAGGCCGTCGTGGCCCTCGCTCCAGCTGTCCGCGCGCGTGGTGCCGTACGCGGTGCGGCGCAGGACGTCCCAGGCGGCCACCGCGTGCGCGTCGTGGCCGCCGTAGCGCTGCGCCGGCCACTGCTCGAACCAGCTCTTCAGCTCGACGGGTCCGTCCGTCCACGGCAGGTCGCTGAAGAGGGCGAACGCGGCCGGATTGTTGTCAGCGCCCTCGGGCATGAGCGCGATGCCGTCCAGGGCGCTGTTCTCCCTGGTGCGCCAACTCTCGTACAGGGAAGCCCAGTCGGGGGTGTTGGCGCCCATCGTCGTGTGGCCGCCGAAGTTCCAGATCGAGCCGAACGCGTACGGCGTGCCCGCCCAGTCCTTGTCGCGGTCGGTCACCGAGGGGAAGCGGTCGGAGAGGCCGTCGACGATGAACATCTTCGAGCGGTCGACGGCGTCGAGGATGTCGCGGCGCGGGTTGGTCTGCCAGCCGAGGATGTTCCAGATCGCGCCGGGGTGGGCGGTGCGAAGCGCCTTCTCGACCGCCTTCGCGGCCTCGCCGACCGGCACGTCACCCGGCTTGCCGCCCTCGTGCAGCAGGTCGAGCTTGTACATGGTGGTGTCGCCGAGCAGTTCGCTCTGCACGCGGTAGAACCTCTCGGCGATCCTGGCGAAGTGCGGGTCGCGGGGGTCGAGCCAGTCGGGGCGCGTGAAGCCGACCCAATCGCCCTGGGGGACGATGTGCGCGCCCGGGTTCCGGTCGGCGAAGCCGGGCGGGACGGTGCCGAAGTAGCCGGGGAACACCGGGGTCATGCCGAGCTCGCGGATCCGGCCGACGATTCTGCGGGCGAGCGCCGCGCGCCGGTCGAGGAGATGCCGCGACACGGGGCCGCCGAAGCCGGACATGTTCTGGAGCAGCCACCACGGCTGATGGGCCGGGCCCGCGATCCACCCGCGCATCTCGGCGTCGTCGTAACCGAATTCCTGGAATGTGCGGTGGTAGACGGTGTCGGCGCCGAGGTACACGAGGACCTCGTTGAAGCCGTGCAGTGCGAGGACGTCGAGCTCGCGCTCCCAGTAGTCCCAGCCGTGATACGGGCCTGTGTAGCCGTCGTTGGTGTCGTTGAAGGCGAACCGGTGGGCGACGTTCGCGGCGCGCGTCAGGGGCGTGGCGAGACCGGGCAGTCGCGCCGGCAGGGACTCGGTCTGCTCGCCGCTCCACGAGAAGTGCGCGTGGGCGTGGTGACGGAGGTAGTGGTGGAAGCCGGTCAACTGCACGGCGGGCGTGGTGCCTTCGACGAGTATGCGGCCGCTGGACCCCGACACCCTGAACGCGTCGCCGGTGCCGGCGGTGTGGGGGGCGGTGCGGAAGGTGACCTGGTCGTGGTGGCGCGGCAGCAGCCGGGCCAGGGCGTCGACGGCCGGGGTACGGGAGGCCGTACGGCTCTCGGCGGAGGCACAGGAGGCGGACGCGGTGAGCGCGGCGGCGGAACCGAGGGCGGTGAGCACGGTACGGCGACCGATGTTCATGAACACTCCAAGCGCGTGAGTGGACTGGACCACTTGCGCCGGGGATCTTACGGAGGGCGGGGGTGGGTTCGATAGGGAGCGGGGGCAAGCGCTTGCGGGTGCTGTGTGCCCACCCCGGCCGGAGGTCACTCGTCCGTGGCGGCGGCCGAGAGCGCGGTGGCCGGGTCGTGCGGCGCGGGCCCCACGGGGGGCCGGCGGCCGGGCCGGCAGGCGTTCGCCGGACGGGATGGCCGGCGGGGGTGGGCGCAGGTGAGCGCCCACCTCGACCTGCCGTCACTTGTCTGTACGGATGGCCGGCCGGGGCAGGTGCACCTGTGCGCCCGCCCCAGCCGGCCGTCACTCGTCCCCGGCGGCAGCCGACAGTGCCGCGGCCGGGTCGTGGGCCGCAGGCCCCGCCGGGAGCCATCGGTCGTGGTTCTTGCGGTACGGCCACCAGCGGCCGTCGCGGCCCAGGCGCGCCTGCGCACCCGTGCCGGTGGCCGTCCACCGGTTGCGGATTGCCCGCAACGGCGGGCGCTCCCCGGCGTCCCAGGCCGCTTCGACGGCGGTACGCGCGCGTGCCGCGGTCTCCGCGTCCGGCGTCCACTCGTCCTCCAGAATGGACAGGGCGGCAGTGCCTCCGTGTTCCCACGCCAGCACCGCCGCCGCCAGGCCCCCGCGATCCCGGCCCGAACCAGCCGCGAGCCGGGCCCCGATCCACGCCTCGGGCGCGCCCGCAGCCAGCCGGACAGCATCCTGATCGATCGTCAATTCATCGTCCGGAGCGCGAAGTTCGTGACCCGGAGTCAGCGCATCCGTCAGCATCCGGTGCGCCTCGGCCGCCGCCTGCGCCCCGAGGAACTCCAGCGCCGCCACATCCGTCCCGGCGGGCGGCTCCGTCTCCGTGTCCAGCGACGGCACGACCGCCGCCTCGGGCGGCACCGGGGGAGCGGCGGGCAGCGGCGGCAGTATGCTCCCGGCTGCGAAGGCCTCAGTGGCGTCGACGCCGTCCACATCCACCGGCCCCTCGTCGGTCTCCTCGTCCGCGGACCCGGCCGAGGCGGACGCGACGCTGCGCACCTGGAGTTCGTCGAGCAGCACCCGCTCGCCGCGCCCGCGCATCAGCAGCAGTACGAACGGATCCTGGTCGAGGAGACGGGCCAGCTGGTAGCAGAGCGCCGCCGTGTGGGCACAGTGGTCCCACGCGTCACACCCGCAGCGCGGCTCCAAGTCGCCGATACCGGGCAGCAGTTCCACGCCGGCCGCCGCCGCGTCCTCGACCAGGTGCGGTGGCATCTCACGGTCGAGCAGCGCCGCGATGTGCCCGGCCCGCTCGACCGCCATCCCGAGGAACCGGTCCCACTCCTCCTCGCTCAGCCGTTGCAGCAGCACGTCGGCGCGGTACACGGCGCCACCCCGGTCCTTGACGAGCGCGGTGACCCGCCCCGGCCGCACCGAGACGGCCCCCACAGACCCGCCACGCGCCAGTGCGCGCCCCGCCTTCAGCTGCTGAAGGTCGAGTGCCGTGTCCTCCAGTGCCTTGAGCCAGGTCTGCCCCCACCACGACTGCGCGAAGCCGCGCCCCTGGACGGCCGCCAGCGCCGCGAAGACACGCTCCTCATCCGATGCGTCGGCCCCGTCACTGCCGCCGTCGGTGTCGGCGTCGAACAGGTCGTCCTCGTACTCGTGACGGTCCGTCATCGTGCGCCCCCTCGCAGCTCGACCAGATCGGCCAGTTCGGAATCGGTCAGTTCGGTCAGGGCGGCCTCGCCGGAGCCGAGCACCGCGTCGGCCAACTCCCGCTTGCGTACCAGCATGTCTGCGATCCGGTCCTCGATCGTCCCCTCCGCGATCAGCCGGTGGACCTGCACCGGCCTGTTCTGCCCGATCCGGTACGCGCGGTCCGTCGCCTGCGCCTCGACCGCGGGGTTCCACCAGCGGTCGTAGTGCACGACGTGTTCGGCGCGGGTGAGGTTGAGACCCGTACCCGCGGCCTTGAGGGAGAGCAGGAAGACCGGCACCTCGCCCTCCTGGAAGCGCCCCACCATCGCCTCGCGCGCGGTGATGGGCGTGCCGCCGTGGAGGAACTGCGAGGCCACGCCGCGAGCAGCCAGATGCTGCTCGATCAGGCGGCCCATCTGCACGTACTGGGTGAAGACCAGCACGCTCGCGTCCTCCGAGAGGATCGTGTCGAGCAGTTCGTCGAGCAGTTCCAGCTTGCCGGAGCGCCCGGGGACGCGCGGCGCGTCCTCCTTGAGGAACTGGGCCGGGTGGTTGCAGATCTGCTTGAGCTCGGTGAGGAGTTTGACGATCAGCCCGCGCCGGGCGATGCCGTCCGCTCCGGAGATCTCGGCGAGCGTCTCGCGCACCACGGCCTCGTAGAGCCCGGTCTGTTCGGTGGTGAGCGACACGGCGCGGTCGGTCTCGGTCTTCGGCGGAAGCTCGGGCGCGATGCCGGGGTCCGACTTGCGGCGTCTGAGCAGGAAGGGGCGCACGAGTTGGGAGAGGCGCTGGGCGGCGCCGGGGTCCTTGCCCTCCTCGACCGCGCGGGCGTAACGCGTGCGGAACGTGCCGAGCTTTCCGAGCAGCCCCGGGGTCGTCCAGTCGAGGATCGCCCACAGCTCGGACAGGTTGTTCTCCACGGGGGTGCCGGTGAGCGCCACGCGCGCGCGTGCACCGATGGTCCGCAGCTCCTTCGCGGTCGCCGAGTGCGGGTTCTTGACGTGCTGCGCCTCGTCGGTGACGACCATGCCCCAGTCGACGCCCGCGAGCTGCGCGGCGTCGAGCCGCATCGTGCCGTACGTGGTGAGCACGAATTCACCGGGATCGAGGTCCTCCAGGCTGCGGCGCCCGCCGTGGAAGCGGCGTACCGGGGTGCCGGGCGCGAACCTCTCGATCTCGCGCTGCCAGTTGCCCATGAGGGACGTGGGGCAGACGACGAGGGTCGGGGCGGCGGTCTCCGGGGCGGTCTGCCGGTGCAGGTGGAGGGCGATCAGCGTGATCGTCTTGCCGAGGCCCATGTCGTCGGCGAGGCAGGCGCCGAGGCCGAGGGAGGTCATCCGGGCCAGCCAGTTCAGGCCGCGCAGCTGGTAGTCGCGCAGATCGGCGGCCAGCGCGGCCGGCTGTCCGACCGGCGCCATGCCCTCCGGGTCGGCGAGCCGCTCCCGCAACTCCGCCAGCCAGCCCGTCGGGTGGACGTCGACGCGGCGGCCGTCGACCTCCGTGGAGCCCGTCAGGACCGCGCCGAGCGCGTCGATCGGCGTGACCTTGCGGTCCTGGTGCTCGCGGGCGCGCCGGGCCTGCTCGGGGTCGATGAGGACCCACTGGTCGCGCAGCCGCACGACGGGCCGGGTGGCTTCGGCGAGCCGGTCGAGCTCCTCCCGGCTCAGCTCCTGGTCGCCCAGCGCGAAGCGCCAGTTGAACGCGAGGAGGGCGTCCGCGGAGAGGAAGGACGGGGTGGTCGTCCGGAATCGGTCAGGGTTCTCCCCTCCGGGTGACCCCTCGCCCGGAGGGCCGATGACCGCGCGTGCGCTCAGCCGGCGCGCCAGCTGCCGGGGCCAGTGCACGTCGACACCCGCCGCCGCGAGGGCCCGCGCGCCGGTGCCCAGGAGGTCGGTGATCTCCTCGTCCGCCAGGTCGAGGGCGTCCGGGACGGCCGCCGAGAGCAGCGGCGCGAGGGGCGTCCAGGCGCGGGCGGCGCGCCGCAGTGCGAGCAGGGTGTCCATGCGGGCCCGCGGCCCGAAGGCCTTGGCCGAAGCGCCTGACGCCGCCCAGACCTCGGTGGCGTCGGCGACCAGCGCGGGGTCGCTGACGCTGTGCATCTGGAGCACGGCACGGAAGGCGACGCGCTCCTCGTGCTCGGCTCCCGGTACGGCCCGGTCGAGGCCCGGCACCTCGACGCGCAGCGAGATCCGCACGCCCGCGTCGTGTCCCGCGGCGACATCGGCGGCCCACGCGCGGTGTTCGGGCACCTGCTGCGGCTCGGTCGCGGCGAAGGCAGGCGCGCCCGCCGCGAGGCTCGCCGCGGGGGAGCGGGGCAGAGTGTCGGCGACGGCGTCGAGGAAGGCGCGCAGCAGCGCCTCGGGCGCGGGGAGGCGGAGGGGCTCCGGTCCGTCCAGGGGTGTCGCGTGGGCCTCGGGCGGCATCGCGGCGGCCAGTTCCCTGACCCGCTCCAGGTCCTCGGCCCGCAACGGGCCCGCGCGCCAGGCGTCGTGGTCGGTCTCGGTGAGCCCGGGCAGCAGCAGGCCGCGCGCCGCGAACTGGAGGGCGAGCACGGAGGCGGCGCCCCAGAAGACGGCGGTCTGGTGCGCCTGCGCGGTGGCACGCGCACGCGTGAGGACCGGCAGCGCGGCGCGTACGGGCAGCAGGACGGCGGGTACGGACGCGTGCTCGGCACCGGCGTCTTGGGGCAGGGCGAGGCTCAGCTCCTCGGGAGTGCCAGCCTCCGTGTGCGGGGGCCGGCCGCCGTCGGGGCGCCAGAAGGCGACTCTTCCTTCGCGTGCCGGGTCGCCGGGCACGAAGACCGCGCAGCAGCGGACCAGTTCGGAGATCTCGGGGAGTGTTGCCACGGGTTGCCTGTGGGCAGCGATGACGTATACCTCAAATTTGACTACTGGGCGGAATCGCCGAGGGTACCGCAAGACTCCGCCCGGCGTGCCGCGTCACAAGGTGACGCCGGTCACTCCTGCCCGAAAGGGGTGGAGCTAGCCCCCCTCCGGGGGCGGTGCTAACCCCGCGCACAGTCGGGTGGTGGCGTCATGGTGTCCAAGGCCGCTGATTTCTAGGTTTGTTGAGGTCAGGCCGTCTCGTGAGCAGGGCGTCCGGACAGTACGTCCACCCCCACACCTCTCGCCACACCCCGCCACGCCCATCGCCGTGCCCATCACAGGCCTATCGCCATGCCCAGAGACCGGAGACCTCGCCATGACCCTGGCCGTCGAACCCGTAGTGGACCATTCCTCAGGTACGAACGGGACGCAGCCGCAAGGAAGCGAGTTCACGCCGCTGCTGCGCACCGTCAAGAGCCAGGACCTCCTGGAGCGGCGCACGGGCTGGTACGTGCGCAACATCGCGCTGAACGCCCTGTCCCTCGCCGCGGTCGGCACGGGCATGGCCCTCATCGGCGGTTCCTGGTGGGTCCTCGCCCTCGCTCCCGTCCTCGCCGTGCTCTGCGCGCGCACCGCCTTCGTGGGGCACGACGCCGGCCACGCGCAGATCACCGGCAACCGCGCCGTGAGCCGGCTCATCGGGCTCATCCACGGCAATCTCCTGCTCGGCATGAGCTACAGCTGGTGGAACGACAAGCACAACCGGCACCACGCCAACCCCAACCACATCGACAAGGACCCCGACGTGGCCGCCGACGTCCTCGTCTTCACGAGCGAGCAGGCCGCGACGCGCTCCGGCTTCCGCCGCTGGCTCACCCGCAACCAGGCCTGGCTGTTCTTCCCGCTGACCCTCCTGGAGGGCCTCGCCCTGAAGCTGTCCGGCTTCCAGGACCTGCGCCGCCAGTCCCCGCGCGA
The DNA window shown above is from Streptomyces sp. NBC_01445 and carries:
- a CDS encoding DEAD/DEAH box helicase encodes the protein MATLPEISELVRCCAVFVPGDPAREGRVAFWRPDGGRPPHTEAGTPEELSLALPQDAGAEHASVPAVLLPVRAALPVLTRARATAQAHQTAVFWGAASVLALQFAARGLLLPGLTETDHDAWRAGPLRAEDLERVRELAAAMPPEAHATPLDGPEPLRLPAPEALLRAFLDAVADTLPRSPAASLAAGAPAFAATEPQQVPEHRAWAADVAAGHDAGVRISLRVEVPGLDRAVPGAEHEERVAFRAVLQMHSVSDPALVADATEVWAASGASAKAFGPRARMDTLLALRRAARAWTPLAPLLSAAVPDALDLADEEITDLLGTGARALAAAGVDVHWPRQLARRLSARAVIGPPGEGSPGGENPDRFRTTTPSFLSADALLAFNWRFALGDQELSREELDRLAEATRPVVRLRDQWVLIDPEQARRAREHQDRKVTPIDALGAVLTGSTEVDGRRVDVHPTGWLAELRERLADPEGMAPVGQPAALAADLRDYQLRGLNWLARMTSLGLGACLADDMGLGKTITLIALHLHRQTAPETAAPTLVVCPTSLMGNWQREIERFAPGTPVRRFHGGRRSLEDLDPGEFVLTTYGTMRLDAAQLAGVDWGMVVTDEAQHVKNPHSATAKELRTIGARARVALTGTPVENNLSELWAILDWTTPGLLGKLGTFRTRYARAVEEGKDPGAAQRLSQLVRPFLLRRRKSDPGIAPELPPKTETDRAVSLTTEQTGLYEAVVRETLAEISGADGIARRGLIVKLLTELKQICNHPAQFLKEDAPRVPGRSGKLELLDELLDTILSEDASVLVFTQYVQMGRLIEQHLAARGVASQFLHGGTPITAREAMVGRFQEGEVPVFLLSLKAAGTGLNLTRAEHVVHYDRWWNPAVEAQATDRAYRIGQNRPVQVHRLIAEGTIEDRIADMLVRKRELADAVLGSGEAALTELTDSELADLVELRGGAR
- a CDS encoding fatty acid desaturase family protein gives rise to the protein MTLAVEPVVDHSSGTNGTQPQGSEFTPLLRTVKSQDLLERRTGWYVRNIALNALSLAAVGTGMALIGGSWWVLALAPVLAVLCARTAFVGHDAGHAQITGNRAVSRLIGLIHGNLLLGMSYSWWNDKHNRHHANPNHIDKDPDVAADVLVFTSEQAATRSGFRRWLTRNQAWLFFPLTLLEGLALKLSGFQDLRRQSPRERAVEGLLLVAHVVGYVALLLTTMPLGHALAFAVIHQALFGLHLGMAFAPNHKGMEMPDPDGERWGHLRRQVLTSRNIKGGALTDWFLGGLNYQIEHHLFPSMPRPHLRLAQPLVKAHCRDLGIPFTETGLVDSYRQALRHMYEVGEPLRME